The Drosophila nasuta strain 15112-1781.00 chromosome 2R, ASM2355853v1, whole genome shotgun sequence genome segment TACGACACGCCCATTATGGAGTGGCTTAAGAGGTTGACTGGCGCCATCTCTGGGCTCGATATGCACTACGATGAGCTAATGCAGGTGGCCGATTATGGCATTGGCGGTCAATATACACCACATTGGGACTATATGTCTTCGCTGACCGGCGAATATGAGCTCATGGGCAATCGCATTGCCACGGTTATGTATTATGTGAGTTGGAGTAACTTTTGTTCTATGGCAAATTATAAATCTGATTTACTTTCCAGCTCTCTGATGTGGAGCAAGGTGGCTATACGGTATTCCCTAAGCTCAATGTATTCCTGCAGCCCATTAAGGGTTCCATGGTCATGTGGCACAATCAATTGCGATCGCTGGAAAATGACGAGCGCACTTTCCATGCTGGTTGTCCGGTGCTCGAGGGTTTCAAGCGAAGTAAGTGTTCAGAATGAATccctttatttctttttttatattttttattttttagtcaGCAACATTTGGGTGCATTCCACCAGACAAGAGTTCCTCAGGCCTTGCACGCTTAACAAAAAATGAGTAGCGAGGAATATTTCACAGATTTTGCATTTAGTAAGcacttcattttcatttgatttgaaattataaaatcacTTTAATCAGCTAACAAATCTCTGTTTGATATTTATcacaataaactttaattatcATCTAATACTTTTGTTTTAGTTATAGTCCTTAAAGGGCAAAGAGATCTCATGATCGCGCTCCAGAGCGCAAGGTCTAACATCTTGCTGTCCCTTCAAGCGTATCCAGACATTGGCAACTGTTTGAGTAGAggttaaatttattatgtttaaaatatatttctctgTTGCTACTCACTCCATTTGCTGCCTTGCAGCACTGGACAACCGGCGTGCTTGGTGCGATAATCCAGAGCGCCGCTGCGATGCAGATTGTACCAGAAGAGCAAGCTGCCACGCTCCGGGGTAACCAGCAGTGGCAGAAATGGAAAAGCAGTTCCGCCTCCAACCTCCACATCTGAGAGCtataaagaataaaatgtTAAGATATTGAATTCGATTTTCCAGTTGTCTGACTCACATAGAAGATGCCCGTGGCCACTCGATTGGTGTCATCCACATCCTGAGCGTAATCATGTGTGGCATCAAAGCTGTCCATATGCGGTTCATAGTGACCGCCTATGCCATAGTTGGCTATTTGCAGATGCTCAGCCGAGTTCATATTCAAGCCAGTTATGCTGGCCATGTGTCTCCTCAATCGCTGCATTGTTGCATGTTTCTCGTAGGGAAAACTTGTGCCTTTGCTGGTTCGAAACTTGGCTGAAGTCGGATCATTGCCACCTAAGCTATAGACTTGTGAACGCTGCAGCTTGGGACGTGCCACTTGCTGCAAATCAATGGTGTCTTGGAGTCCAATGACATCGTGCACTTGTATGACATAGGGATCGAGATGCAGTTCCTCCAGCTTGTAGGGTTGATAGCTCATTTCACCAGCTCTTCCGCTGTGCAGACGACAGCGTAAGTCCCTCTGAGCAGACGGGGTTGGCAGCAGCTCCTCGCGACACACCTGCTGATAGAGATCATACTCTTTGCTGGCATGATAGTCACCTGGACGACGAATCACCTCGTGCATCAAACCGCGCTTGACACCATCTGTAATCAGCTGCTCAAGTTGATGACGTGTCTCTAGGAGATGCAGTCGCTCTTCTGGCTGCACGCTGAGCACATGATTGATCAAATTGAGCGCATTCTGATAGTCGCCCATTGCCTGATGATAGCTGACGACAGCCTCCATGAAATCGAGCGATGCCGCCTCATCGGCATAGTGTTGCTGAGCCAGCAGTTGCATCGATTGTTGCAACCAAGGCACCGTGCTGTTGTAGTCACGCAACTCATACAGATGCTGGCCGAGCACAAAGCAATCTTGCCAGGACATTGCAGCGCTGCAAGCGATGAGCTGTCATTGTAGTTTGATTTGTGATTGCCACATGACGCACGCCCACTCACCCGTATTTGACACCATTCAGCATGCCACTCGCCAGCTCGCTCACGTCCAGCTGATAGGTTTGCTGCAGTCGCGTCAAAGCCAACGCAGTGCCCACAAAATCCTCCTTGGTGGGATAGCTCAAGTTCTCGCGGTGGCCGGCAATCGCCTCGAGGTAATCTATTGTTCAAAAGGTCGTCAGACAATAGACGAAACAGAAGGTGGATTAGTCAGACAACTTGAGAGTGAAAGTCTTAGAGATACTAACTTATGCGGCTCGCTTCGCTCTCTACGCTGCTCTCGAAGGTCTCCCAATCGCTGTGCAGTCGCTTTATCAGACGAAACGCATTCACCGGATTGTTGAGGTAGCTCTCGATGCTATCGGAGGCGCTCAAATGTTCCGCTTTAATGGCATCAATTTCACTGCAAAAGAACATTGATGGAATTCCATGCCGGATTTACGATATTACACATTAATCAgactttaaattgtttcataCTCTCGCACTcgtatttgttttcaatttgcataaacccaccgaaaaaaaaatataaacacaaatttacataattcATCTATCAGTCATGTGtcgttgtgtttttgttttttggggaCCAAGTTCAGGTGTTGCCTTTTCACCTGGCAACACAT includes the following:
- the LOC132784707 gene encoding prolyl 4-hydroxylase subunit alpha-2, giving the protein MKLLTTLLITLHLAISSAEFFSSTSSLEQLLRTEVILLSELQNYVNEIKEHAELLQSEIDAIKAEHLSASDSIESYLNNPVNAFRLIKRLHSDWETFESSVESEASRINYLEAIAGHRENLSYPTKEDFVGTALALTRLQQTYQLDVSELASGMLNGVKYGAAMSWQDCFVLGQHLYELRDYNSTVPWLQQSMQLLAQQHYADEAASLDFMEAVVSYHQAMGDYQNALNLINHVLSVQPEERLHLLETRHQLEQLITDGVKRGLMHEVIRRPGDYHASKEYDLYQQVCREELLPTPSAQRDLRCRLHSGRAGEMSYQPYKLEELHLDPYVIQVHDVIGLQDTIDLQQVARPKLQRSQVYSLGGNDPTSAKFRTSKGTSFPYEKHATMQRLRRHMASITGLNMNSAEHLQIANYGIGGHYEPHMDSFDATHDYAQDVDDTNRVATGIFYLSDVEVGGGTAFPFLPLLVTPERGSLLFWYNLHRSGALDYRTKHAGCPVLQGSKWIANVWIRLKGQQDVRPCALERDHEISLPFKDYN